One Coffea arabica cultivar ET-39 chromosome 5e, Coffea Arabica ET-39 HiFi, whole genome shotgun sequence DNA segment encodes these proteins:
- the LOC113687462 gene encoding protein ALP1-like — translation MDKEGDEQKKKKRKVVVANYMVTVATLVVWWHEKHIVKEPYLDFKVAREIYLRRLYYGNNRVCVEQLRLNKHCFTVLCTNLREHCGLRDTRNITVEEAVAMFLYVLAHNFKNRTVNFNFIRSGETVSRYFNIVLCAIIKLGRHYLIQPETEMEGYEHEKWEWFQDCLGALDGTYVKVHVLLRDQGRYRNRKNEIATNVLGVCSRDMRFTYVLPGWEGSAADSRVLRDALVRSDPLIVPKGKYFLVDAGYANSSGFLAPYRGVRYHLSEWSASGRKPENFKELFNLRHSIARNVIERTFGLFKKRWAILRDASFFDVKTHVMIINACAILHNLIRVEQPNDPYLDEVDAEMRRVQHEVDDEDEMEDEDEENGMEDDGPNNDGGVNAVNENRIRTVQPTSEWTQFRNALARAMFIDYQIRQGHHGS, via the exons ATGGATAAGGAAGGAGacgagcaaaaaaaaaaaaagagaaaagtggtaGTTGCAAATTATATGGTAACAGTAGCCACATTAGTAGTTTGGTGGCATGAGAAACATATAGTAAAGGAGCCTTACTTGGACTTTAAAGTAGCACGTGAAATATATCTAAGGCGTCTTTACTATGGAAACAATAGAGTTTGTGTAGAGCAACTTAGACTCAATAAACATTGTTTTACTGTTTTATGTACAAATTTAAGAGAGCATTGTGGGTTGAGGGATACTAGAAATATTACTGTTGAAGAAGCAGTTGCAATGTTTCTCTATGTTCTTGCTCATAACTTTAAGAATCGCACTGTCAATTTTAATTTCATAAGATCAGGTGAGACAGTTAGTCGATACTTTAATATAGTTCTATGTGCTATCATAAAATTGGGGAGACACTATCTTATCCAGCCTGAAACGGAAATGGAAGGTTACGAGCATGAAAAGTGGGAATGGTTTCAG GATTGTCTTGGAGCGTTAGACGGTACTTATGTTAAAGTACATGTTCTTCTTAGAGATCAAGGAAGATATAGGAATAGGAAGAATGAGATAGCAACAAATGTTTTAGGTGTATGCTCCCGTGACATGAGATTTACATATGTATTGCCTGGATGGGAAGGTTCTGCAGCAGATAGTAGAGTTCTACGGGATGCGTTAGTTAGATCAGATCCATTAATTGTTCCCAAAG GCAAGTACTTTCTTGTTGATGCGGGTTATGCAAATAGCTCCGGTTTCTTAGCTCCATATAGGGGAGTTAGATATCATCTTAGCGAGTGGTCTGCTAGTGGGAGGAAGCCTGAAAATTTTAAAGAGTTATTCAACCTTCGACATTCAATTGCTCGAAATGTGATTGAAAGGACATTTGGTTTGTTCAAGAAGCGGTGGGCCATTTTGAGAGATGCATCTTTTTTTGATGTTAAGACTCATGTCATGATAATTAATGCATGTGCCATCCTTCATAATCTTATTCGAGTAGAACAACCAAATGACCCTTACTTGGATGAAGTTGATGCTGAGATGCGAAGAGTACAACATGaggttgatgatgaagatgaaatggaagatGAAGATGAGGAAAATGGAATGGAAGATGATGGTCCAAATAATGATGGTGGTGTAAATGCTGTTAACGAGAATCGAATTCGAACAGTACAACCAACTAGCGAGTGGACACAATTTAGGAATGCTTTAGCACGAGCAATGTTTATTGACTATCAAATTAGACAAGGCCATCATGGAAGTTGA